A single genomic interval of Orcinus orca chromosome 19, mOrcOrc1.1, whole genome shotgun sequence harbors:
- the EIF1 gene encoding eukaryotic translation initiation factor 1, translated as MSAIQNLHSFDPFADASKGDDLLPAGTEDYIHIRIQQRNGRKTLTTVQGIADDYDKKKLVKAFKKKFACNGTVIEHPEYGEVIQLQGDQRKNICQFLVEIGLAKDDQLKVHGF; from the exons ATGTCCGCTATCCAGAACCTCCACTCTTTCG ACCCCTTTGCTGATGCAAGTAAGGGTGATGATCTGCTTCCTGCTGGCACTGAGGATTATATCCATATAAGAATTCAACAGAGAAACGGCAGGAAGACCCTTACTACTGTCCAAGGGATCGCTGATGATTACGATAAAAAGAAACTAGTGAAGGCGTTTAAGAAG AAATTTGCCTGCAATGGAACTGTGATTGAGCATCCAGAATATGGAGAAGTAATTCAGCTACAGGGTGACCAGCGCAAGAACATATGCCAGTTCCTCGTAGAG ATTGGACTGGCTAAGGACGATCAGCTGAAGGTTCATGGGTTTTAA